A genomic region of Trifolium pratense cultivar HEN17-A07 linkage group LG3, ARS_RC_1.1, whole genome shotgun sequence contains the following coding sequences:
- the LOC123918286 gene encoding uncharacterized protein LOC123918286 — translation MLRSEDYHTHISGVRREPSVLTDVARYPNAEMAFNKRVIYEEDEIEGSRHRHHHHNPEIRERVEVVEYERVPEVRYGDQVMYQIEEDVDVETNQYYPRRNRPNGLELHKWKTFRP, via the coding sequence atgttgaGATCCGAGGATTACCACACCCACATTTCAGGAGTCCGAAGAGAGCCTAGTGTTCTCACTGACGTCGCTCGCTATCCAAATGCTGAAATGGCCTTCAACAAGAGGGTTATTTACGAGGAAGATGAGATCGAAGGATCTCGTCATCgtcaccaccaccacaaccCAGAGATCCGTGAGAGGGTTGAAGTGGTGGAGTATGAAAGAGTACCTGAGGTTAGGTATGGTGATCAAGTGATGTACCAAATTGAAGAGGATGTGGATGTTGAAACCAATCAGTACTACCCACGAAGGAACAGGCCAAATGGTCTTGAATTGCACAAATGGAAAACATTCAGGCCATAG
- the LOC123918282 gene encoding F-box protein SKIP19-like isoform X2: protein MPNWLELPIDLTKNILQRLDTVEIVTSARNVCSLWWNICKDPLMWRGRRTINMSGYQTRQFDFSCLEKICRCAIDLSCGHLEDIDISLFGTDDLLRYMAHRASYIRRLRLFRCREISNKGFSEFVKKFSLLEDLDISFNNLTKDTVEVIGQCCPLLKSLNLEKIRSSDCYFIDQVCAIAKTMPGLRHLKLTRIVLPNTTLIAILEGCPLLESLDVKECHRLYVSRSLKKWCHEKIKDLQLPDSYVDDRYVIFDHDDDLANADTRRYI from the exons ATGCCAAATTGGCTTGAACTTCCAATTGACTTGACGAAAAACATACTCCAAAGACTTGATACCGTTGAAATTGTGACAAGTGCACGCAATGTTTGTTCTCTGTGGTGGAACATTTGCAAGGACCCTCTAATGTGGCGCGGCCGGCGTACCATAAACATGAGTGGTTACCAAACTCgtcaatttgatttttcttgttTGGAGAAGATTTGTCGATGTGCCATTGACCTAAGTTGCGGTCATTTGGAAGACATTGATATATCGTTATTTGGGACTGATGACCTCCTCAGATATATGGCTCACAG GGCAAGTTACATACGTCGGTTACGGCTTTTTCGCTGCCGTGAAATTTCAAATAAAGGGTTTAGTGAATTTGTGAAGAAGTTTTCACTATTAGAGGATCTTGACATTTCATTTAACAACCTAACTAAGGATACTGTTGAAGTTATTGGTCAATGTTGTCCTCTTTTGAAGTCACTAAATCTTGAGAAGATACGGTCCTCTGATTGCTATTTTATTGATCAGGTGTGCGCTATTGCAAAAACAATGCCCGGGTTACGCCATCTTAAACTTACCAGAATTGTGCTTCCCAATACTACATTGATTGCCATTCTTGAGGGTTGCCCTCTTCTTGAGTCTCTTGATGTGAAGGAGTGTCATCGCCTTTATGTGAGTCGAAGTTTGAAAAAATGGTGCCATGAGAAAATCAAAGATTTACAACTTCCAGATTCCTATGTAGATGACAGATATGTTATATTTGATCATGATGATGATTTAGCTAATGCGGACACTCGAAGATACATATGA
- the LOC123918282 gene encoding F-box protein SKIP19-like isoform X1: MMASSAKKAKVESTRMPNWLELPIDLTKNILQRLDTVEIVTSARNVCSLWWNICKDPLMWRGRRTINMSGYQTRQFDFSCLEKICRCAIDLSCGHLEDIDISLFGTDDLLRYMAHRASYIRRLRLFRCREISNKGFSEFVKKFSLLEDLDISFNNLTKDTVEVIGQCCPLLKSLNLEKIRSSDCYFIDQVCAIAKTMPGLRHLKLTRIVLPNTTLIAILEGCPLLESLDVKECHRLYVSRSLKKWCHEKIKDLQLPDSYVDDRYVIFDHDDDLANADTRRYI, translated from the exons ATGATGGCGTCGTCTGCAAAGAAAGCTAAAGTTGAGAGCACAAGGATGCCAAATTGGCTTGAACTTCCAATTGACTTGACGAAAAACATACTCCAAAGACTTGATACCGTTGAAATTGTGACAAGTGCACGCAATGTTTGTTCTCTGTGGTGGAACATTTGCAAGGACCCTCTAATGTGGCGCGGCCGGCGTACCATAAACATGAGTGGTTACCAAACTCgtcaatttgatttttcttgttTGGAGAAGATTTGTCGATGTGCCATTGACCTAAGTTGCGGTCATTTGGAAGACATTGATATATCGTTATTTGGGACTGATGACCTCCTCAGATATATGGCTCACAG GGCAAGTTACATACGTCGGTTACGGCTTTTTCGCTGCCGTGAAATTTCAAATAAAGGGTTTAGTGAATTTGTGAAGAAGTTTTCACTATTAGAGGATCTTGACATTTCATTTAACAACCTAACTAAGGATACTGTTGAAGTTATTGGTCAATGTTGTCCTCTTTTGAAGTCACTAAATCTTGAGAAGATACGGTCCTCTGATTGCTATTTTATTGATCAGGTGTGCGCTATTGCAAAAACAATGCCCGGGTTACGCCATCTTAAACTTACCAGAATTGTGCTTCCCAATACTACATTGATTGCCATTCTTGAGGGTTGCCCTCTTCTTGAGTCTCTTGATGTGAAGGAGTGTCATCGCCTTTATGTGAGTCGAAGTTTGAAAAAATGGTGCCATGAGAAAATCAAAGATTTACAACTTCCAGATTCCTATGTAGATGACAGATATGTTATATTTGATCATGATGATGATTTAGCTAATGCGGACACTCGAAGATACATATGA
- the LOC123918287 gene encoding putative F-box/LRR-repeat protein 9: MTTTTTTPNWLELPRDLTANILQRLGAVDILTNVRNVCPYWWNICKDPSIWREIHMGNFQFYFESSNRVTPDLDDRLVKMCQYAVDLSSGHLEKIHIYRFGTDNLLRYIADRASHLRCIQLECCVRISDEGWCEVAKKFPLLEEVGISHGFQCKKSLEVIGQSCPLLKSLTLYGMPLGAMWNDDAFVIANTMPGLRHLDIRGNRLTNVGLLAILDGCPLLESLNIEGCDNLDITESLRQRLNSQIKDLLILEGCPDSYNNVQLEFAYEDSSDSSYLEYVEKFDDDDKEEEEEDVEEEEEIEDEEEEEEDEVEAEEEEVEEEEDDDDDDDDYYDDDDDDDDGDDYYDDDHDDDDVDDDDDYDDYDDDSDT, encoded by the exons ATgactacaacaacaacaaccccaaACTGGCTCGAACTTCCCAGAGACCTAACTGCAAACATTCTCCAAAGGCTTGGTGCTGTCGACATTCTGACGAACGTTCGCAATGTGTGTCCTTATTGGTGGAACATTTGCAAAGATCCTTCTATCTGGCGTGAAATTCATATgggaaattttcaattttactttgAAAGTTCTAATCGTGTGACTCCTGATCTTGATGATCGTTTGGTCAAGATGTGTCAATATGCTGTTGACCTAAGTTCCGGTcatttggaaaaaattcatatttacaGATTTGGTACTGATAATCTTCTCCGTTACATCGCTGATAG gGCAAGCCACTTAAGGTGCATACAGCTTGAATGCTGTGTGAGAATTTCAGATGAAGGATGGTGCGAAGTTGCAAAGAAGTTTCCACTATTAGAGGAGGTTGGCATTTCACATGGCTTCCAATGTAAGAAATCTCTTGAAGTTATTGGCCAAAGTTGCCCTCTTTTGAAATCGCTGACACTTTATGGGATGCCGTTAGGCGCCATGTGGAATGATGATGCGTTTGTTATTGCAAACACAATGCCTGGTTTACGCCATCTTGATATTCGTGGAAACCGATTAACTAATGTTGGGTTGCTTGCCATTCTTGATGGTTGTCCTCTGCTTGAATCTCTTAACATTGAAGGATGCGATAATCTGGATATCACTGAAAGCTTGAGGCAAAGGTTGAATAGTCAAATCAAAGATTTACTAATTTTGGAGGGCTGTCCAGACTCTTATAATAATGTTCAACTCGAGTTTGCATATGAAGATTCAAGTGATAGTTCGTATTTGGAATATGTTGAAAAGTTCGATGACGATGataaggaggaggaggaggaggatgtggaggaggaggaggagatagaggatgaagaggaagaggaggaGGATGAGGTAGAGGCAGAGGAGGAAGaggtggaggaggaggaagatgatgatgatgatgatgatgattattatgatgatgatgatgatgatgatgatggtgatgattattatgatgatgatcatgatgatgatgatgttgatgatgatgatgattatgatgattatgatgatgattcTGATACTTAA
- the LOC123913491 gene encoding putative F-box/LRR-repeat protein 23 — protein sequence MASCKEKAKVAESMTEPNWLELPIDLTKNILQRLDTVDIVTSAHNVCPLWRNICNDPLMWRTIHMIGNISRFDRLESEKKLRRHVSGTILFGNISRCDFRRLESLEKICRRAIDLSCGLVLEDIAIESFGTDDLLKYIAHRAGHIRRLQISCCIQISCKGIREFVKEYPLLEELTIEMKMKNTNFIVDCEDDEFPIAKPMPRLRHLKIFGIFLNDVKLEAILDCCPLLESLDLCMCICDSFSPSVSKRFHEKIKYFQPPYQINDGDDEHVELEIDDDSDD from the exons ATGGCGTCCTGTAAGGAGAAAGCAAAAGTAGCTGAGAGCATGACAGAGCCAAACTGGCTTGAACTTCCCATAGACTTGACAAAGAACATACTCCAAAGACTTGATACGGTTGATATTGTGACAAGTGCACATAATGTTTGTCCTCTTTGGAGGAACATTTGCAATGACCCTCTGATGTGGCGTACCATTCACATGATTGGCAACATTTCTCGATTTGATCGTTTGGAATCTGAGAAGAAGCTTCGTCGCCATGTCAGTGGTACCATTCTTTTTGGCAACATTTCTCGATGTGATTTTCGACGTTTGGAGTCTTTGGAGAAGATTTGTCGCCGTGCCATTGATCTAAGCTGTGGTCTTGTACTGGAAGACATTGCTATTGAGTCATTTGGGACCGATGACCTCCTCAAGTATATAGCTCATAG gGCTGGTCACATAAGGCGATTACAAATAAGTTGTTGCATACAAATTTCTTGTAAAGGGATAAGGGAATTTGTGAAGGAGTATCCACTACTagaggaacttaccattgaaatgaaaatgaagaatACTAACTTTATTGTCGACTGTGAAGATGATGAATTTCCTATAGCTAAACCAATGCCCAGATTACGCCATCTTaaaatttttggaatttttcttAACGATGTTAAGTTGGAGGCTATTCTTGATTGTTGCCCTCTGCTTGAATCTCTTGATTTGTGTATGTGCATTTGTGATTCTTTTAGTCCAAGTGTGAGCAAAAGGTTCCATGAGAAGATTAAGTATTTTCAACCTCCATATCAAATAAACGATGGTGATGATGAGCACGTGGAGTTGGAGATTGACGATGATAGTGATGACTGA
- the LOC123918288 gene encoding putative F-box/LRR-repeat protein 9, giving the protein MSSSLDPAKKKVKLEITTTKNPNWLELPRDLTANILHRLGALEILTNARNVCPYWWNICKDPSMWRNIDMGAFYLYLQAHTHFGLLFKLCQYAVDLSCGHLEKIDIYRFGTDDLLKYIADRASRLKCIRLESCMRISDEGWCEVAKKFPLLEEVDISNAFQSKKTLEVIGQSCSFLKSLTYYGMSYGFTRDDEAFVIANTMPGLRHLDIRGNQLSNVGLIAILDGCPLLESLDIEGCDNLDITESLWQRLNSQIKHLLIWEDCPDSYNNVQLELAYEDSDGNSYWEYVEKFDDDDDDDDDDDDDDEVEEEEEEEEDDDDDDSDT; this is encoded by the exons ATGTCTTCTTCTTTGGATCCGGCGAAGAAGAAAGTGAAACTTGAgatcacaacaacaaaaaacccTAACTGGCTTGAACTTCCCAGAGACTTAACTGCCAACATTCTCCATAGGCTTGGTGCCTTAGAAATTCTGACGAACGCTCGCAATGTGTGTCCTTATTGGTGGAACATTTGCAAAGATCCTTCCATGTGGCGCAATATTGACATGGGAGCTTTCTATCTCTATCTTCAAGCACACACTCATTTTGGTCTTTTATTCAAACTTTGTCAATATGCTGTTGACCTAAGTTGTGGTCATCttgaaaaaattgatatttatagATTCGGTACCGATGATCTTCTCAAATACATTGCTGATAg GGCAAGCCGCTTAAAGTGCATACGACTTGAATCCTGTATGAGAATTTCAGATGAAGGATGGTGTGAAGTTGCAAAGAAGTTTCCATTGTTAGAAGAGGTTGACATTTCAAATGCCTTCCAATCTAAGAAAACTCTTGAGGTTATTGGCCAAAGTTGCTCTTTTTTGAAATCGCTAACATATTATGGAATGTCGTATGGCTTTACACGGGATGATGAAGCATTTGTTATTGCAAACACAATGCCTGGTCTACGCCATCTTGATATTCGTGGAAACCAGTTAAGTAATGTGGGGTTGATTGCCATTCTTGATGGATGTCCTCTGCTTGAATCTCTTGACATTGAAGGATGTGATAATCTGGATATTACTGAAAGCTTGTGGCAAAGGTTGAATAGTCAAATCAAACATTTACTAATTTGGGAGGACTGCCCAGATTCTTATAATAATGTTCAGCTCGAGTTAGCATATGAAGATTCAGATGGTAATTCGTATTGGGAATATGTTGAAaagtttgatgatgatgatgatgatgatgatgatgatgatgatgatgatgaggtggaggaggaggaggaggaagaggaggatgatgatgatgatgattctgaTACTTAA